One window of the Archangium primigenium genome contains the following:
- a CDS encoding SDR family oxidoreductase, with protein sequence MKKVLVLGATSAIAQATVRLLSARGVALYLVGRHAERLEAVARDARTRGASRVETEVLDLDDLSQHEALVARAEAALAGLDGALLAHGILGDQAQAQGSYAETEKVLRTNFLSAVSLLTPLANRFESQRTGTLVVISSVAGDRGRQSNYVYGASKGALTVFLQGLRNRLAPAGVAVVTVKPGFVDTPMTAAVKKNPLFASPEAVARGLLRAVDAGRDEVYLPDFWRPIMFLIRGIPERVFKRLKL encoded by the coding sequence ATGAAAAAGGTTCTCGTCCTCGGCGCCACGAGCGCCATCGCCCAGGCCACGGTGCGGCTCCTGTCGGCCCGGGGCGTCGCGCTGTACCTGGTGGGCCGGCACGCCGAGCGGCTCGAGGCCGTGGCCCGGGATGCCCGGACCCGGGGCGCCTCGCGCGTGGAGACCGAGGTGCTGGACCTGGACGACCTGTCCCAGCACGAGGCCCTGGTGGCACGCGCCGAGGCGGCGCTCGCGGGTCTGGACGGCGCGCTGCTCGCCCACGGCATCCTCGGGGACCAGGCCCAGGCCCAGGGCTCGTACGCGGAGACGGAGAAGGTGCTGCGCACCAACTTCCTGAGCGCGGTGTCGCTGCTCACGCCGCTGGCCAACCGCTTCGAGTCCCAACGGACGGGCACGCTCGTGGTCATCTCCTCGGTGGCGGGCGACCGCGGGCGGCAGAGCAACTACGTCTATGGCGCCTCCAAGGGCGCGCTGACGGTGTTCCTCCAGGGCCTGCGCAACCGCCTGGCCCCCGCGGGCGTGGCGGTGGTGACGGTGAAGCCGGGCTTCGTGGACACACCGATGACGGCCGCCGTGAAGAAGAACCCCTTGTTCGCCTCGCCCGAGGCCGTGGCGCGCGGCCTGCTCCGGGCCGTGGACGCGGGCCGGGACGAGGTGTATCTGCCCGACTTCTGGCGGCCCATCATGTTCCTCATCCGTGGCATTCCCGAGCGCGTCTTCAAGCGCCTCAAGCTGTGA
- a CDS encoding FAD-binding oxidoreductase codes for MKRERTSWGRHPRVTAEREHPVSWASEALPEPPPGGSLLPHGLGRSYGDACRNEGGALLTTERLDHFLGFDPATGVLRCESGVTLDAILRLVVPQGWFLPVTPGTKFVTVGGAIANDVHGKNHVREGTFGRHLRRFELLRSDGSRRECSPTQNADWFGATIGGLGLTGLVTWAELQLRRVSTPYILQETVPFENLEGFLALLEASERDFEFNVAWVDSLARGRHLGRGLFYRGDHAPPQLDAVPRTRAPAPRLQIPFDFPQFALNRVSVAAFNALQYRLRPQGLVHYEPFFYPLDAVHGWNRIYGRQGFLQFQCGVPMTLAGTDALREVLDRSAHSGMPSFLTVLKVYGALPSPGWMSFPQRGFSLALDFAHRGERTLRLVDELDALTRRAGGRVYPAKDSRMSPESFRAYYPEHERFRGYVDPAFSSSFWRRVNGAR; via the coding sequence ATGAAGAGGGAGCGGACATCCTGGGGACGTCACCCGCGCGTGACGGCGGAGCGGGAGCACCCCGTGTCGTGGGCGAGCGAGGCCCTGCCCGAGCCCCCGCCGGGCGGCTCGCTGCTGCCCCATGGCCTGGGCCGCAGCTACGGCGACGCGTGCCGCAACGAGGGCGGCGCGCTGCTGACCACGGAGCGGCTGGACCACTTCCTCGGCTTCGACCCCGCCACGGGCGTGCTGCGCTGCGAGTCCGGCGTCACGCTGGACGCCATCCTCCGGCTGGTGGTGCCCCAGGGCTGGTTCCTGCCGGTGACGCCGGGCACGAAGTTCGTCACCGTGGGCGGCGCCATCGCCAACGACGTGCACGGCAAGAACCACGTGCGCGAGGGCACCTTCGGCCGGCACCTGCGCCGCTTCGAGCTGTTGCGCTCGGACGGCTCGCGCCGGGAGTGCTCGCCCACGCAGAACGCGGACTGGTTCGGCGCCACCATCGGAGGGCTCGGGCTCACCGGGCTCGTCACCTGGGCGGAGCTGCAGCTGCGGCGCGTGAGCACCCCCTACATCCTCCAGGAGACGGTCCCCTTCGAGAACCTGGAGGGCTTCCTCGCCCTGCTCGAGGCGTCCGAGCGCGACTTCGAGTTCAACGTGGCCTGGGTGGACAGCCTCGCGCGGGGACGCCACCTCGGCCGCGGCCTGTTCTACCGGGGTGATCACGCGCCGCCCCAGCTGGACGCCGTGCCCCGCACGCGCGCGCCCGCCCCTCGGCTCCAGATTCCCTTCGACTTCCCCCAGTTCGCGCTCAACCGCGTGTCCGTGGCGGCCTTCAACGCCCTCCAGTACCGCCTGCGGCCCCAGGGGCTCGTGCACTACGAGCCGTTCTTCTACCCGCTGGACGCGGTGCACGGCTGGAACCGCATCTACGGGCGCCAGGGCTTCCTCCAATTCCAGTGCGGCGTGCCCATGACGCTCGCGGGCACGGACGCCCTGCGCGAGGTGCTCGACCGCAGCGCGCACAGCGGCATGCCCTCCTTTCTCACCGTGCTCAAGGTGTACGGGGCGCTGCCCTCGCCGGGGTGGATGAGCTTTCCCCAGCGGGGCTTCTCGCTCGCGCTGGACTTCGCCCACCGGGGCGAGCGCACCTTGCGCCTCGTGGACGAGCTGGACGCCCTCACCCGCCGGGCCGGGGGCCGCGTGTACCCGGCCAAGGACTCGCGCATGAGCCCGGAGAGCTTCCGCGCCTACTACCCCGAGCACGAGCGCTTCCGGGGTTACGTGGACCCGGCGTTCTCCTCATCCTTCTGGCGCCGGGTGAATGGCGCGCGCTAG
- a CDS encoding UbiA family prenyltransferase, whose amino-acid sequence MAMPAPVPPPAPLVVELEGVLMRTDTLHEGLVRLLKRRPHLLPRALGWRLRGEAVLRAELARHVELDVSRLPYDEALVSRLTEAKAQGRRLVLATRADQRVAEAVAAHLGLFDQVLASDGERLLSGAHRAARLREAVGEAHEEARPLAQARPRALLKALRVHQWAKNVLVFVPLMAAHKLTQAPLLVQALLAFLAFSLCASSVYVLNDLLDLDADRRHPTKRRRPFAAGDLSLGAGPWLGLGLLGTGVAVALLVPREFLALLGTYYAITLAYSFYLKQVVMMDVLVLAGLYTVRIFGGALAVGVPTSSWLLTFSMFLFLSLALVKRLSEVRRLRLANETAAPGRGYMASDYEQLSSLGVASGYLAVLVLALYITSKEVTVLYHHPERLWLLCPLMMYWVGRVWLLAHRGEVNEDPLVFALRDKVSYAVGGIAAAVLLIAS is encoded by the coding sequence ATGGCCATGCCCGCTCCTGTCCCTCCCCCTGCCCCGCTGGTCGTCGAGTTGGAGGGAGTCCTCATGCGCACGGACACCCTCCACGAGGGGCTCGTGCGGCTGCTCAAGCGTCGGCCCCACCTCCTGCCCCGGGCCCTGGGCTGGCGCCTGCGGGGCGAGGCCGTGCTGCGCGCGGAGCTGGCCCGGCACGTGGAACTGGACGTGAGCCGGCTGCCCTATGACGAGGCGCTGGTGTCCCGGCTCACCGAGGCGAAGGCCCAGGGCCGCCGCCTGGTGCTCGCCACGCGGGCGGACCAGCGCGTGGCCGAGGCGGTGGCCGCGCACCTGGGCCTCTTCGACCAAGTGCTGGCCAGCGACGGCGAGCGGCTCCTGAGCGGCGCGCACCGCGCGGCCCGCCTGCGCGAGGCCGTGGGCGAGGCGCACGAGGAGGCGCGGCCCCTCGCCCAGGCCCGACCCCGCGCCCTGCTCAAGGCCCTGCGCGTGCACCAGTGGGCCAAGAACGTGCTCGTCTTCGTGCCGCTGATGGCCGCGCACAAGCTCACCCAGGCGCCGCTGCTCGTGCAGGCGCTCCTGGCCTTCCTCGCGTTCAGCCTGTGCGCCTCCAGCGTCTACGTGCTCAACGACTTGCTGGACCTGGACGCGGACCGTCGGCATCCGACCAAGCGGCGGCGGCCTTTCGCCGCGGGGGACTTGTCGCTCGGGGCCGGACCCTGGCTGGGCCTGGGCCTCCTGGGCACCGGCGTGGCGGTGGCGCTGCTCGTGCCCCGCGAGTTCCTCGCCCTGCTCGGCACCTACTACGCCATCACCCTCGCCTACTCGTTCTATCTCAAGCAGGTGGTGATGATGGACGTGCTGGTGCTCGCCGGGCTGTACACGGTGCGCATCTTCGGCGGCGCGCTCGCGGTGGGCGTGCCCACGTCGAGCTGGCTGCTCACCTTCTCCATGTTCCTCTTCCTGTCGCTCGCGCTCGTCAAGCGGCTGAGCGAGGTGCGGCGGCTGCGCCTGGCCAACGAGACCGCGGCCCCCGGACGCGGCTACATGGCGAGCGACTACGAGCAGTTGTCCTCGCTGGGCGTGGCCAGCGGCTACCTCGCGGTGCTGGTGCTCGCGCTCTACATCACCAGCAAGGAAGTCACGGTGCTCTACCACCACCCCGAGCGCCTGTGGCTGCTCTGCCCGCTGATGATGTACTGGGTGGGCCGGGTGTGGCTGCTCGCGCACCGGGGCGAGGTGAACGAGGACCCGCTCGTGTTCGCGCTCCGGGACAAGGTGAGCTATGCGGTGGGCGGCATCGCCGCGGCCGTGCTGCTGATCGCATCCTGA
- a CDS encoding class I SAM-dependent methyltransferase: MRLGLKADNLLERFADWFNLAPQPLAQAFFGMMASRTLMAGERLGVFSALADGSATVEELAARLSLSPEGTRALLEALEACEAVERKKGRYRMADRARRWLDPRSSQYVGGFLDFNYTQWEWWSQMEQAVRSGEAVDIHQFAPEDPRWRSYILAMFQMARLSAPEVSRAIPLPRGASEVLDLGGAHGWFAAELCRRNRGLHATVLDLEGSVRVGREIIAQEGLGHLVTHREGDILTADLGGPYDAVLLFQVVHHLSPAQNVALLRRARAALKPKGTLAVLEYLREDEDKPSSAAPLIGLHYFLTSKAAAYTPAAMEGFLADAGFRIESAKPMRHVPLQTLVIARPE, encoded by the coding sequence ATGAGGCTCGGGCTCAAGGCGGACAACCTGCTGGAGCGCTTCGCGGACTGGTTCAACCTGGCGCCCCAGCCCCTGGCCCAGGCCTTCTTCGGGATGATGGCGTCGCGCACGCTCATGGCCGGCGAGCGCCTGGGGGTGTTCTCCGCGCTCGCGGACGGCTCGGCCACGGTGGAGGAGCTGGCGGCGCGGCTGTCCTTGTCGCCCGAGGGCACGCGCGCGCTCCTGGAGGCGCTGGAGGCGTGCGAGGCGGTGGAGCGCAAGAAGGGCCGCTACCGGATGGCGGATCGGGCGCGGCGCTGGTTGGATCCCCGCTCGTCCCAGTACGTGGGCGGCTTCCTGGACTTCAACTACACCCAGTGGGAGTGGTGGAGCCAGATGGAGCAGGCCGTGCGCTCGGGCGAGGCGGTGGACATCCACCAGTTCGCCCCCGAGGATCCGCGCTGGCGCTCCTACATCCTCGCCATGTTCCAGATGGCGCGGCTGAGCGCGCCCGAGGTGTCGCGCGCCATTCCCCTGCCCCGAGGCGCCAGCGAGGTGTTGGACCTGGGCGGCGCGCACGGCTGGTTCGCCGCGGAGCTGTGCCGACGCAACCGGGGGCTGCACGCCACGGTGCTGGACCTGGAGGGCAGCGTGCGGGTGGGCCGGGAGATCATCGCCCAGGAGGGGCTCGGACACCTGGTGACGCACCGCGAGGGGGACATCCTCACCGCGGACCTGGGCGGCCCGTATGACGCGGTGCTGCTCTTCCAGGTGGTGCACCACCTGTCGCCCGCGCAGAACGTGGCCCTCTTGCGCCGGGCCCGCGCGGCGCTCAAGCCCAAGGGCACGCTCGCGGTGCTGGAGTACCTGCGCGAGGACGAGGACAAGCCCTCGAGCGCCGCGCCGCTCATTGGCCTGCACTACTTCCTGACCTCGAAGGCGGCGGCCTACACCCCCGCGGCGATGGAGGGCTTCCTCGCGGACGCGGGCTTCCGCATCGAGAGCGCCAAGCCCATGCGCCACGTGCCCCTGCAGACGCTCGTCATCGCCCGGCCGGAGTGA
- a CDS encoding MXAN_6627.5 family MYXO-CTERM protein gives MKPSVRVPTPLFRLALLFCLLQPLGARAQSQQEDGGYSFPDGGMGGEVPNLPEDEDNLGRPGGACRSTADCTARFSCSQGRCRYTGIREAERVGCLLGPVDTLALVGVGLVMARRRREDE, from the coding sequence ATGAAGCCCTCCGTTCGCGTGCCCACGCCCCTCTTCCGTCTCGCGCTCCTCTTCTGCCTGCTGCAGCCCCTCGGGGCGCGGGCGCAGTCCCAGCAGGAGGATGGCGGGTATTCCTTCCCCGATGGCGGCATGGGCGGCGAGGTGCCCAACCTCCCGGAGGACGAGGACAACCTGGGGCGGCCCGGAGGCGCCTGCCGGAGCACGGCGGACTGCACGGCGCGCTTCAGCTGCTCCCAGGGCCGGTGCCGCTACACGGGCATCCGCGAGGCGGAGCGGGTGGGGTGTTTGTTGGGGCCGGTGGATACCCTGGCCCTGGTGGGCGTGGGATTGGTCATGGCGCGTCGGCGCCGGGAGGACGAATGA
- a CDS encoding response regulator, which yields MAPRILVVDDHAEFLSLLVQLLEDAGYEAVGSGRGAHALESARNQPPAIAVIDLLLPDMTGHQLADALRKNQPDLPLIFITGVFKGGKHAMDARQKYAVADYFEKPFDAARLLDAVRKLADADKDAAAAVPRTGSFDDVELDIDVDEEGFEDPLELTGYIKVTGDNLTTEIRGANLTAAPLPKPPPPPVAAPPVAAPRVAAPPPVAAPFVAGPPVAAPPPPPGVASARPAGHRRGALKDNLPALVTAFYLAGETGELGVQRGQVKKVVYFERGMPVFALSNLMADRFGPFLVRVGKITPAQLEEVAALATASGRRTGDVLIERGLLKDSERMYYVGQQVKAIIYSLFAWEDGSYVMSFKEKASAESIKLDVHPGSLILRGVKKLYKPERLRTMIRPEERLFPAEAPSYALAELQLEKWETELLPRVDGQRTVGELLALAQRPEPVVQGFLVALIALGVLERRA from the coding sequence ATGGCCCCCCGAATCCTCGTTGTCGATGACCATGCGGAGTTCCTCTCGCTCCTCGTTCAACTCCTCGAAGACGCGGGGTATGAGGCGGTGGGGTCGGGCCGGGGCGCACATGCGCTCGAGTCCGCGCGCAACCAGCCGCCCGCGATCGCGGTGATCGATCTGCTGCTGCCCGACATGACCGGACATCAGCTGGCCGATGCCCTGCGCAAGAACCAGCCCGACCTGCCGCTCATCTTCATCACCGGCGTGTTCAAGGGCGGCAAGCACGCCATGGACGCCCGGCAGAAGTACGCCGTGGCCGATTACTTCGAGAAGCCCTTCGACGCCGCGCGGCTCCTGGACGCCGTGCGCAAGCTCGCCGACGCGGACAAGGACGCCGCGGCGGCCGTGCCCCGCACGGGCTCCTTCGACGACGTGGAGCTCGACATCGACGTGGACGAGGAGGGCTTCGAGGATCCGCTGGAGCTCACCGGCTACATCAAGGTGACGGGCGACAACCTCACCACGGAGATCCGCGGGGCGAACCTCACCGCGGCGCCCCTGCCCAAGCCGCCCCCGCCGCCCGTGGCCGCGCCGCCCGTGGCCGCGCCCCGGGTCGCCGCGCCGCCGCCCGTGGCCGCGCCGTTCGTGGCGGGACCGCCCGTGGCCGCGCCGCCGCCGCCTCCGGGCGTGGCCTCGGCCCGGCCCGCGGGCCACCGCCGGGGCGCGCTCAAGGACAACCTGCCCGCCCTCGTCACCGCCTTCTACCTGGCGGGCGAGACGGGCGAGCTGGGCGTGCAGCGCGGCCAGGTGAAGAAGGTCGTCTACTTCGAGCGGGGCATGCCCGTGTTCGCCCTGTCCAACCTGATGGCGGACCGCTTCGGGCCCTTCCTCGTGCGCGTGGGGAAGATCACCCCGGCCCAGCTCGAGGAGGTCGCCGCCCTGGCCACCGCGAGCGGACGGCGCACGGGCGACGTGCTCATCGAGCGCGGCCTGCTCAAGGACTCCGAGCGGATGTACTACGTGGGCCAGCAGGTCAAGGCCATCATCTACTCGCTCTTCGCGTGGGAGGACGGCTCCTACGTCATGAGCTTCAAGGAGAAGGCCAGCGCGGAGTCCATCAAGCTGGACGTGCACCCGGGCAGCCTCATCCTCCGCGGCGTCAAGAAGCTCTACAAGCCCGAGCGCCTGCGCACGATGATCCGCCCCGAGGAGCGGCTGTTCCCCGCGGAGGCCCCGTCCTACGCGCTCGCGGAGCTGCAGCTGGAGAAGTGGGAGACGGAGCTGCTGCCCCGCGTGGACGGCCAGCGCACCGTGGGCGAGCTGCTCGCCCTGGCCCAGCGCCCCGAGCCCGTGGTGCAGGGCTTCCTCGTGGCGCTCATCGCCCTGGGCGTGCTGGAGCGGCGCGCCTAG